From Thermoleophilum album:
ACCGAACAGGTAGTAGCGAGCGTTGGCGCTGTCGTTGCGCCGGTCGTAGTACTCGAGGATCTTGCGGCGGTCGCCGCCGAAACGTCGGCGCACGGCGGGTGAGACGCCTTCGGGCGGCACATCGGTCGGCTCGGCGCGTGGCTTCTGTCGCGACGCGACGCGTACCGCCTCCCACAGTGCGCGGCTGCCGGCGTACGGTTGGTCCGGACCGCGGCCGCCCAGCACGTTCGCCTCCCAGTCGTAGAACTGGAGTTGAGCGGTGGTTCCGACCTGTTGGATCGCCCGCTCGGCGTTCTGGACGTCGGGCAGCCCGACGGAAATCTGATCGGCACCGGAGCGCTGGATCTCGGGCTCGGCGACACCGAGCGCGTCGGTGCGCTTGCGGATGGTCTCGATCGCATCGTCGATCGCCTCGGGGGTGACCTTGGGCACCTGCGGGGTCGGCTGACCTTGGTAGATCAGCTCGACGCCGCCGCGCAGGTCGAGACCGAGACGCGTCGGTTTGTGCAGCGGCGAGCCGGGCACGATCACCAGCGCCGACAACACGAGCAGCGCGGCGACGAGCGCGAGGATCGCGCTGTTGCGCCGTCGGGAGGTCACGAGGTCTCCACTTTCGGGGTAAGGATCAGCAGGGCGCCGCCGTCGTCATCGTAGGCGGGCAGGACGTCGCAGACCGCCGACTCCTCTTGGTCGCCCTCGGCGTGGACGCGCACGTTGCGACCGAGCACGCGCACTCCCCACTCGAGTGCGGTGGCGATCGGGTCGTCGCCATCGGCGAAGCGCAGTCCGAGCACCTCGCGGGCAGGCCGCCCGATGACGTCTAGATCGCCGAGCCCGGTTAGCTCGCGCGCCCCCTTGCCCGTGCCGAGCAGCCGCCCCTGGCGATCGAGGATGAAAAAGGCCGCGTTCGGGGCTGGGTAGTAGTCGTCGAGTAGCTCGAACACGAACGCGAAACCGCAATGCGGACAGCCGCGTGGACGGTCGCTAAAGCCGGCGGTGCGCTCGGCGGCAGCGGAACGGCGCCCGCAGCTCGGACAGATGAAGATCGGCACGGCCAACAGAGTAGGGAGAAAGCTGCGCCCTGTGACGGTCGCCGCCCCGCACATTCTGTCGGCATCCGCCCGCACAGCAGCGACCGCTCAGAAAAGCGCCCTGGCGCGCGCGGGCGGCGTAGCTCCGAGGTGGCGGAAGGCTCGCTCGGTCGCGACGCGACCGCGCGGCGTGCGCGCGAGCAAGCCGCGCTGCAACAGGTAAGGCTCGTAGACGTCCTCGATCGTGTCGGGCTCCTCGCCCACCGCCGCTGCCAACGTCGATAGCCCGACCGGACCTCCCCCGAAGTCGCGGCAAATAGCGGCGAGGATCGCCCGGTCGGTGCGGTCGAGACCGACCTCGTCGATCTCGAGCAGCTCAAGGGCGGCGCGGGCGACGGCGAGATCGATCTCCCCTCCCCCGACCACCTCGGCGTAGTCGCGCACCCTGCGGAGCAGACGGTTTGCGACCCGGGGGGTGCCACGCGAGCGGCGCGCAATCTCGGCCGCCGCCTGGTCGGCGATCGCCACGCCGAGGATGCGAGCGGAACGGTGAACGATCCGGGCAAGCTCTTCCTCGGGATACAGCTCGAGGCGGATCGTCACACCAAAGCGGTCGCGCAGCGGCGTTGTCAAAAGGCCGGTGCGCGTCGTCGCGCCGACGAGCGTGAACGGCGGCAGGTCGAGGGTTATGACCCGCGCCCCCGCCCCCTGGCCGACCGTGATCGGCAAGCGGCGATCTTCCATCGCCGGATAGAAGGTCTCTTCGACGGCGCGGGGAAGCCGGTGGATCTCGTCGACGAAGAAGACCGAGCGCGGCTCGAGCGCCGTGAGGTAGGAGGCGACGTCGCCCTTGCGCTCGAGCGCGGGCCCGGCCGTCTGGACGAAGGCGACGCCAAGCTCGCGCGCCACGATCTCGGCCAGCGATGTTTTGCCGAGTCCGGGCGGTCCGGCGAGCAGCAGATGGTCGAGCGGCTCGCCGCGCGCCCGCGCCGCTTCGACGAAGACGGCGAGCTGGCGTTTTACGCGCTCCTGACCGACGAAGTCGTCGAGCGTGCGCGGTCGCAGCGTCACCTCGAGCTCCTCTTCGCGCGTCTGCGCGTGCGGAGCCTGCAGCCGCTCGACGCCCGGGGTTCGGATCGCTGCGGAGGCTTTCGCGCTCACGCCGCCGCCCTCGCAGCTCGCAGTGCCGACGCCACGAGCTCCTCGACCGACGCGTCGCTGCCGCACGTGCTCAGTGCCGCGTCGACCAAGCGTTCGAGTTCGCTGCCCTCGAAACCGAGCGCGGCGAGCCCGTCGCGCACGAGCGCGACCGTCTCGTCGTGCGCAACGCCGCGGGTGCTTTGCTTGGATGTCGGAGCGTGCGCGAGCTCGCTGGCGGCGCGCTCGCGCAGCTCGACGATGATCCGCTCGGCGGTGCGTTTGCCCACCCCGGGCACAGCCAGGAAACGCTCGCGCGCACCGCTCGCGATGGCG
This genomic window contains:
- a CDS encoding PAS domain-containing protein — translated: MPIFICPSCGRRSAAAERTAGFSDRPRGCPHCGFAFVFELLDDYYPAPNAAFFILDRQGRLLGTGKGARELTGLGDLDVIGRPAREVLGLRFADGDDPIATALEWGVRVLGRNVRVHAEGDQEESAVCDVLPAYDDDGGALLILTPKVETS
- the ruvB gene encoding Holliday junction branch migration DNA helicase RuvB, giving the protein MSAKASAAIRTPGVERLQAPHAQTREEELEVTLRPRTLDDFVGQERVKRQLAVFVEAARARGEPLDHLLLAGPPGLGKTSLAEIVARELGVAFVQTAGPALERKGDVASYLTALEPRSVFFVDEIHRLPRAVEETFYPAMEDRRLPITVGQGAGARVITLDLPPFTLVGATTRTGLLTTPLRDRFGVTIRLELYPEEELARIVHRSARILGVAIADQAAAEIARRSRGTPRVANRLLRRVRDYAEVVGGGEIDLAVARAALELLEIDEVGLDRTDRAILAAICRDFGGGPVGLSTLAAAVGEEPDTIEDVYEPYLLQRGLLARTPRGRVATERAFRHLGATPPARARALF
- the ruvA gene encoding Holliday junction branch migration protein RuvA — its product is MIHHLRGTLVAKAPGTVVLECAGGVGFALAVSGWTLARLPAVGEEAELFCHLVLRDDQAQLYGFASASERQLFLLLQGVQGVGPRLALAVLSAGGPDELARAIASGARERFLAVPGVGKRTAERIIVELRERAASELAHAPTSKQSTRGVAHDETVALVRDGLAALGFEGSELERLVDAALSTCGSDASVEELVASALRAARAAA